The Bactrocera tryoni isolate S06 unplaced genomic scaffold, CSIRO_BtryS06_freeze2 scaffold_61, whole genome shotgun sequence genome has a window encoding:
- the LOC120781329 gene encoding myb-related transcription factor, partner of profilin-like, with the protein MERTTKRTTTQQFQKLVALMENNPDVARGMGNFGATKKSRAEQWDLFASELNAIRPPLRNGREWNKAWLDYKQKLKKKIATNRRETVATGGGPYAQQSLSPLEQSVDELLHLQAAVHPTGLAYGSNEIESAVNCREIQPEERTTEETQRAMDLASQSSSSRHRMTVEEREVIRMKALEKQAEVQDNLSNKMARMEKKN; encoded by the exons ATGGAAAGGAC AACAAAACGTACAACAACGCAGCAATTCCAAAAATTGGTTGCGTTAATGGAAAATAATCCGGACGTCGCCAGAGGAATGGGGAATTTTGGAGCGACAAAGAAAAGCAGGGCAGAGCAATGGGACCTGTTCGCTTCCGAACTCAATGCCATTCGTCCACCATTGCGAAACGGGCGCGAGTGGAATaag GCTTGGTTGGATTATAaacagaaactaaaaaaaaaaatagcgacaaACCGACGCGAAACTGTTGCCACAGGAGGAGGACCTTATGCTCAGCAAAGTTTATCTCCATTGGAGCAAAGTGTGGATGAGCTTCTTCACCTTCAGGCGGCTGTACATCCTACAGGCTTGGCATATGGCTCTAATGAAATAGAAAGTGCGGTAAATTGTAGAGAAATTCAGCCAGAAGAGCGCACGACCGAGGAAACACAACGAGCCATGGATTTGGCTTCGCAATCCTCAAGCAGCCGTCATAGAATGACAGTGGAGGAACGTGAAGTAATTCGGATGAAAGCGTTGGAAAAGCAAGCCGAAGTCCAAGACAATCTTTCCAACAAAATGGCAagaatggaaaaaaaaaattga